One Haemorhous mexicanus isolate bHaeMex1 chromosome 7, bHaeMex1.pri, whole genome shotgun sequence genomic window, CATCCCACCTTGCTACCTCACCTATTGCACTTTCCTAAAAGGAACTGCAAGACCCTCAGCAGGGACCCCACTCTGCTGTTTGTGTGGGCTCATCACGCCAGCTGTTAAAACCAACTCCCACCACCCTCCCCAAATCTACAAACAAGAACCCAACCAGTTTTTGCTGTGGGAGACTTCAGGGCCCAGCCTGCATGGACTTGGGGAAATAGATTAAAGCCAAGCAAGAGAGAGAAGGCAAGCACTCCTTGACAGAATTCCCTTCTAGAAATGAGGGATACCATaaagcagctgcctgcaggcagagccagggagcagccacagTAACCCAGCGGAGCACAGCAAGCACTCACCTGTTCTGCAAGCCTCTTAATCAAGGACAATCCCTCCAGTGCTGAGCTGTCACAGCCACTTGTCAATACCCTCTCAAAGCCCAGGGAAATCAAGGtctccagtgccaccagaggGTCATGCACCATGTCAAAGGCTGAGGGACCAAAACAGTAGCTCAGCAATCACTCCATTCATTGTGCTCAAGCCCTGTCCCTCAGCCAGCTCCCCCAAAGGCAGCAAAAGGAAGGGTCCTGCTCACACccttcattcccagctcctggctgtaACACTCCCCTTGCAGGAGTGCCAGGGCCCCCATACTCAGCTCCTCAGATACCTCCTCTCTCACAGGGCAATGAGACAGCTCCCAAACCTGAGCCCCCCAGaccttttctcttttggggaatagcacagcctgcagagctctccccCTCCAAAGAAGATCAAGttcagccccctcccagcccctccgTCCCTCAGCAGTGGGACACAcactggctcctgcccagggctgctgtccctgcaaaCTCACCGCGGTGAAACGTGACTGGCAGGGGACGGCACACGGCTGCAGAAAGAAGACATGGGGTCAGTCAGGGCTGGTACAGAGTCCTTTGTGCTAGAACCAGAAACACACATGACACAGAAGAGGGCAAAGGCTTCTCAAGCCATTCCTGGGGAGCTCAGAGAGTCCCCATTCTTGCTGGGAACAATGCAGTTCATCCAGGCTTTTTCATGGGAAAGAGTTCTTCTGCCCTATGAGAAAGCAATAAACCTTTGGTTTTACGGGTAACACCAAAATCCCCCATCCTATCTTGAACATGCAGAACCCTTCTGCCCACCACAGATGACTTTCTTGGCAGGAAGGAAGCAGGGAAGTTGTATCATCTACCTGGGGAAAGGCCAGGACCATTGCTCTTAGGAAGCAGGGGAGCTGATTTTGGTAATTTCTTTCAATACCTACAATTTCTGCTCTCAGACCACAGCAAACTTCACCAGAGGTCCTCTACTTACTGAGCaaagtttatttatttctacAAAAAGATATCCACCTGCTCCCTGCTAAGacccttttcctctgctgcactCCTTACATCACATTCCCCTTCGTATGGGAACCTCAGCACCACATCAGCAAGGAAAGGCCCAGGCCTCTTTAGCTTTGGTTGTAGCTCCCAAAAAACATGCAGCAAGAAAGAGAATTTCCTTCTGCATGTTTGTGGTCTGTGTTAACAGTCCCCCACAGCAGCTTCAGTAGCTTTTCATGTGTTCACACCTCTCTCTTGTAATCTTTTCTCCCTGTGTGtgttaagaaagaaaaatgaagatgaaTTGCCAGCTACACACAAGGCCAAAGTCCAGGAGATAAAAATCCTAGACACCTGCAGCAAGGACATAAAGAACAAAGGACAAAGAAAACGAGAGAGAGAATTCAACAGGTCAAAGCAGCTCATCTAAGCCTCCCTACACTTTGCTATTATGTCCCAGGTGACCTCAAACTCAGCGTGAATGGCTTGGGGCTGTGGCCCTCGGCCTGCAAAGTTTCTAAAGTACTTAATGTCTCACAGGTAAGGCAGGAAACCGAAAACGGTGGAAAGAGATGGCAAGATCGCAGAAGAGATGCGCAGATCAAAGCCCTGCGTTCTACGGCATCAGCCGGAGCATCACTAGAACGCCgccaggcacagagctctgcctggcagagctcGCCCTCACCCAGCAGCGCCGTGCAGAGCTCGGTGTCGATGCGCCCGTCCTCGGTGAGGGCCCCGAACACCAGCCCGTCAGCGCCGTGCAGCTTGGCCAGGCGGATGTCGGCCTTCATCACCTCCACCTCCCGGTCCGAGTACAGGAAATCCCCGCCGCGGGGCCGGATCATGACGAACACCGGGACCCGCACGCACTGCTTCaccacctgcagcagccctgccgGCGGGACGGGGGCGGCTCAGCGCCGGCCGGGAGCGGCCGCGGCGGGAGCCGAGCAGGACGGAGGGCAGCGCAGGGAGACCGACGGGGAAGGCGGCCCGGGGGCGGGCGCGGCTCACCCATGCTCGGGGTGGTCCCTCCTTCCACGAGGCCCGCGCACAGCTCGATCCGCCCGGCACCTGCGGAGAGGCGCGTCAGAACCGGCCACGCCGCGCCCGCGCCCCCGCCCCCTCCCGCGAGGTTCGCGGGCCTTACCTCCGCGCTCCGCATTGACGGCGGACTCCACCGAGTCCACGCACACCTCCATGAGGAACCCATCGTCCATGCCTGCAGGACGGGAGCGGCGCGGTCATCTCGGGCCGCCCCATGGCGTTCGCCCGggccgcgccggccccgccgcgggccAGCCCCGCTTCCGCCTcaggccccgcccccccgcCCGCGCTTCCGGGCCCGCCCCCTCACGGCCCGGGCCCGCGCCCGCGCCGCCCGTTGGCGCGCGGGCGGGCGGAGGCGCGGGACGCGAGCCGGGCGCGCCCACGCCGGCGCGCGGCGCACGCGAGCCCCG contains:
- the CUTC gene encoding copper homeostasis protein cutC homolog isoform X1, yielding MTIARRVTGSAEQRPPRAASAGMDDGFLMEVCVDSVESAVNAERGGAGRIELCAGLVEGGTTPSMGLLQVVKQCVRVPVFVMIRPRGGDFLYSDREVEVMKADIRLAKLHGADGLVFGALTEDGRIDTELCTALLAVCRPLPVTFHRAFDMVHDPLVALETLISLGFERVLTSGCDSSALEGLSLIKRLAEQAKGRIVVVPGGGITERNLQRILEGSTASEFHCSARSARDSGMKFRNPNVAMGASFSAPEYSIKVADVAKVRTLNAIAKNIL
- the CUTC gene encoding copper homeostasis protein cutC homolog isoform X3 translates to MGSSWRCAWTRWSPPSMRSAEVPGGSSCARASWKEGPPRAWVVKQCVRVPVFVMIRPRGGDFLYSDREVEVMKADIRLAKLHGADGLVFGALTEDGRIDTELCTALLAVCRPLPVTFHRAFDMVHDPLVALETLISLGFERVLTSGCDSSALEGLSLIKRLAEQAKGRIVVVPGGGITERNLQRILEGSTASEFHCSARSARDSGMKFRNPNVAMGASFSAPEYSIKVADVAKVRTLNAIAKNIL
- the CUTC gene encoding copper homeostasis protein cutC homolog isoform X2, which codes for MTIARRVTGSAEQRPPRAASAGMDDGFLMEVCVDSVESAVNAERGGLLQVVKQCVRVPVFVMIRPRGGDFLYSDREVEVMKADIRLAKLHGADGLVFGALTEDGRIDTELCTALLAVCRPLPVTFHRAFDMVHDPLVALETLISLGFERVLTSGCDSSALEGLSLIKRLAEQAKGRIVVVPGGGITERNLQRILEGSTASEFHCSARSARDSGMKFRNPNVAMGASFSAPEYSIKVADVAKVRTLNAIAKNIL